One window from the genome of Cryobacterium sp. GrIS_2_6 encodes:
- a CDS encoding anthranilate synthase component I has product MTTDAQTSTAGTTTAAQFDALIAGHRVIPVIRELFADGETPVGIYRKLAAGQPGSFLLESAEQGGIWSRFSFVGVSSFGVLTQQGSETRWIPYGVDAARVLGPAAAQPPLEALATLYARWQTPRLPGHPPLTGGLVGFIGWEAVRQLERLPNQPTADYDVPGQAFSFVADLVAIDHKFGTVQLIANVLNDGIDAADTLWATAQARLDSMQARLAVPAAAWLAEVDMSAPATMRARTSRDDFLASVDTAKRHIVDGDIFQVVISQRFDQECTADPIDVYRVLRSLNPSPYMYLLGLESATGEPYWIVGSSPEALVKVQNGRVFTHPIAGSKPRGTTPEQDASYETELAGDPKEGAEHLMLVDLARNDLLKVCAPGSVEVTEFKRIERFSHIMHLVSSVEGNLLQGKTAIDVFRATFPAGTLSGAPKPRALEIIDDLEPTQRGVYGGVVGYFGFAGDADLAIAIRTATISNGVARVQAGGGLVADSDPASEFQESVNKAAAPLRAVAIANAMKRVH; this is encoded by the coding sequence ATGACGACGGATGCCCAGACGAGCACGGCCGGCACGACGACGGCCGCGCAGTTCGACGCGCTGATTGCCGGGCACCGCGTCATCCCCGTGATCCGCGAACTCTTCGCGGACGGGGAGACCCCCGTCGGCATCTACCGCAAACTCGCGGCCGGCCAACCGGGCAGCTTCCTGCTCGAGTCGGCGGAACAGGGCGGCATCTGGTCGCGGTTCTCCTTCGTCGGGGTGTCGTCGTTCGGCGTCCTCACCCAGCAGGGTTCGGAAACCCGGTGGATCCCCTACGGCGTCGACGCAGCACGCGTCCTCGGCCCTGCAGCGGCCCAGCCGCCGCTCGAGGCCCTCGCCACCCTGTACGCCCGCTGGCAGACGCCGCGGCTTCCCGGACACCCGCCGTTGACCGGCGGTCTCGTCGGCTTCATCGGCTGGGAGGCCGTTCGCCAGTTGGAACGCCTGCCCAATCAGCCCACCGCAGACTATGACGTACCAGGCCAGGCCTTCAGTTTCGTGGCAGACCTCGTCGCAATCGACCACAAGTTCGGCACTGTCCAGCTGATCGCCAACGTCCTGAACGACGGGATCGACGCCGCGGACACGCTCTGGGCGACCGCCCAGGCCAGGCTCGATTCGATGCAGGCCAGGCTCGCCGTGCCAGCGGCAGCCTGGCTCGCCGAGGTTGACATGTCGGCCCCCGCGACGATGCGCGCCCGCACCAGCCGCGACGACTTCCTGGCCTCCGTCGACACCGCCAAGCGGCACATCGTCGACGGGGACATCTTCCAGGTCGTCATCTCCCAGCGTTTCGACCAGGAGTGCACGGCCGACCCGATCGACGTCTACCGGGTGCTCCGCAGCCTCAACCCGAGCCCGTACATGTACCTGCTCGGCCTCGAGTCCGCGACAGGGGAACCGTACTGGATCGTCGGATCGTCCCCTGAGGCCCTCGTCAAGGTCCAGAACGGGCGCGTGTTCACCCACCCGATCGCCGGATCCAAGCCGCGCGGTACCACCCCGGAGCAGGACGCCTCCTATGAAACCGAGCTCGCCGGTGACCCCAAGGAAGGTGCGGAACACCTGATGCTCGTCGACCTCGCCAGGAACGACCTGCTCAAGGTCTGCGCACCCGGCTCCGTCGAGGTCACCGAATTCAAGCGCATCGAGCGATTCAGCCACATCATGCACCTCGTCTCGTCCGTCGAGGGCAACCTGCTGCAGGGGAAGACGGCCATCGACGTGTTCCGGGCGACCTTCCCGGCCGGAACCCTGTCCGGGGCGCCGAAGCCGCGGGCGCTCGAAATCATCGACGATCTCGAGCCCACCCAGCGCGGTGTCTACGGGGGAGTGGTCGGCTACTTCGGGTTCGCCGGGGACGCGGACCTGGCCATCGCCATCCGCACCGCCACGATCAGCAACGGTGTGGCCAGGGTGCAGGCCGGGGGAGGCCTCGTCGCAGACTCCGATCCCGCGAGCGAGTTCCAGGAATCGGTCAACAAGGCCGCGGCACCGCTGCGCGCCGTCGCGATCGCCAACGCCATGAAGCGGGTGCACTAG
- a CDS encoding Trp biosynthesis-associated membrane protein — MTRTGRTLKLRLVLLVIAASGLALLAWSQVWIDVRVVQGSSTVDLPISGSTAAGALSALALAGLALAGALTIAGPVIRVVLGALEVLLGFSVSLGAALAIGNPAAASAAGITKATGIAGNASIQDGVTAAALTPWAFAGFAAGAIMAVAGVAILVTTRRWPGATSRYQAVRFEPADGAPGSQPAASAGEDEREDAVITWDGLTRGDDPTETAGDR, encoded by the coding sequence GTGACGCGAACCGGCCGCACCCTCAAGCTCCGGCTGGTGCTCCTCGTGATCGCCGCGAGCGGACTCGCTCTCCTCGCCTGGAGCCAGGTCTGGATCGACGTACGCGTCGTGCAGGGGTCATCGACCGTCGACCTGCCGATCAGCGGTTCGACAGCAGCGGGCGCGCTGAGCGCCCTCGCCCTCGCCGGGCTCGCCCTCGCCGGCGCACTCACGATCGCGGGCCCCGTGATCCGGGTGGTGCTCGGCGCCCTCGAGGTGCTCCTCGGCTTCTCGGTGTCCCTCGGCGCCGCCCTCGCCATCGGCAACCCCGCCGCCGCGAGCGCGGCCGGGATCACGAAGGCGACCGGCATCGCGGGCAATGCCTCGATCCAGGACGGCGTCACGGCGGCCGCCCTCACGCCCTGGGCCTTCGCCGGCTTCGCGGCCGGTGCCATCATGGCCGTGGCCGGTGTCGCCATCCTCGTCACGACTCGCCGCTGGCCCGGCGCGACGAGTCGATACCAGGCCGTGCGCTTCGAGCCCGCGGACGGTGCACCCGGCAGCCAGCCGGCTGCTTCCGCCGGTGAAGACGAGCGAGAGGATGCCGTCATCACCTGGGACGGGCTGACCCGCGGCGACGATCCCACCGAGACGGCCGGTGACCGGTGA
- a CDS encoding DUF6704 family protein — translation MSFESVDPGEGHSIAAWTAVVVMLVAITIGTVAFFLDVPWLVWASAVLLVLGPIAGFVLSRLGYGVADVAPHESH, via the coding sequence ATGAGCTTCGAGTCGGTAGACCCAGGCGAAGGCCACTCGATCGCGGCCTGGACGGCTGTCGTCGTCATGCTCGTCGCGATCACGATCGGCACCGTCGCCTTCTTCCTCGATGTGCCGTGGCTGGTATGGGCCTCTGCCGTCCTCCTCGTCCTCGGCCCGATCGCCGGGTTCGTACTGAGCCGGCTGGGCTACGGCGTCGCCGACGTCGCGCCGCACGAGAGTCATTAG
- the trpC gene encoding indole-3-glycerol phosphate synthase TrpC — MLSELLAGALSDAAERRLTRPFAAVESAALDRAPAIDALHALTPADRVKIIAEVKRASPSRGTLAEISDPAALAVSYEFGGASAISVLTEGRRFLGSLADLEQVRAAVSVPVLRKDFIGEPYQVLEARAAGADLVLLIVAALDQATLGSLQALVRELGMTALVETHSAEEVDRALDIGASLVGVNARDLSTFQLDQELFGRLADRIPSGVVRVAESAVKTAADVAHYRAAGADVVLVGEALVTNDPILTLTEFLAV, encoded by the coding sequence GTGCTTTCCGAACTCCTCGCCGGGGCACTGTCAGACGCCGCTGAACGGCGTCTGACCCGTCCGTTCGCCGCCGTCGAATCGGCGGCCCTCGATCGCGCCCCCGCCATCGACGCCCTGCACGCCCTCACACCGGCAGACAGGGTCAAGATCATCGCGGAAGTGAAGCGGGCGAGTCCGTCCCGGGGCACCCTCGCCGAGATCTCGGACCCTGCCGCCCTCGCCGTCTCCTATGAGTTCGGCGGGGCAAGCGCCATCAGCGTGCTCACCGAGGGACGCCGCTTCCTCGGGTCCCTCGCCGACCTCGAGCAGGTGCGGGCCGCTGTGTCCGTCCCCGTGCTCCGCAAGGACTTCATCGGCGAGCCGTACCAGGTCCTCGAGGCCAGGGCTGCGGGCGCCGACCTCGTGTTGCTCATCGTCGCGGCACTCGACCAGGCCACCCTCGGGTCCCTCCAGGCCCTCGTCCGCGAACTCGGCATGACGGCCCTCGTCGAGACCCATAGCGCCGAAGAGGTCGACCGTGCACTGGATATCGGTGCAAGCCTCGTCGGGGTCAACGCCCGCGACCTGTCGACCTTCCAGCTGGACCAGGAGCTCTTCGGCCGCCTCGCCGACAGGATCCCCTCGGGTGTCGTCCGCGTCGCAGAATCAGCGGTCAAGACAGCCGCGGACGTCGCGCACTACCGTGCCGCCGGCGCCGACGTCGTCCTCGTCGGCGAAGCGCTTGTCACGAACGATCCCATCCTCACCCTCACCGAATTTCTGGCGGTCTAG
- the trpB gene encoding tryptophan synthase subunit beta — MSTSLRTETGPYFGDFGGRFVPESLVAALDELTSEYALAKVDPAFAAELMELHRSYTGRPSIITEVPRFAAHAGGARVILKREDLNHTGSHKINNALGQALLTKRIGKTRVIAETGAGQHGVATATVAALFGLECVVYMGEVDTERQALNVARMRLLGAEVVSVRTGSRTLKDAINDAMRDWVTNVETTNYIFGTVAGPHPFPAMVRDFQKIIGEEARAQVLELTGRLPDAVTACVGGGSNAIGIFDAFLDDPTVALYGYEAGGEGIETPRHAATLTKGRPGILHGARSLMLQDEDGQTVESHSISAGLDYPGVGPEHSWLSTIGRATYLPVTDAAAMDAFRLLSRTEGIIPAIESAHALAGTLELGKRLGPEATILVSLSGRGDKDMETAGRYFDLLDEGAQQL; from the coding sequence ATGTCCACGTCCCTTCGAACCGAAACAGGCCCGTACTTCGGCGACTTCGGAGGCCGGTTCGTCCCGGAGTCGCTCGTCGCAGCCCTCGACGAGCTCACGAGCGAATATGCGCTGGCCAAGGTCGACCCGGCCTTCGCCGCTGAGCTGATGGAACTGCACAGGAGCTATACCGGCCGACCGTCGATCATCACGGAGGTGCCGCGGTTCGCCGCGCACGCCGGTGGCGCCCGGGTGATCCTCAAGCGCGAAGACCTCAACCACACCGGGTCCCACAAGATCAACAACGCTCTCGGCCAGGCGCTTCTCACCAAGCGCATCGGCAAGACCCGGGTCATCGCCGAGACTGGCGCCGGCCAGCACGGCGTCGCGACCGCGACCGTCGCCGCGCTGTTCGGGCTCGAATGCGTCGTCTATATGGGCGAGGTCGACACCGAACGGCAGGCACTCAACGTCGCACGGATGCGCCTCCTCGGTGCAGAGGTCGTCTCCGTCCGTACCGGGTCGCGCACCCTGAAGGACGCGATCAATGACGCCATGCGCGACTGGGTCACGAACGTCGAGACGACCAACTACATCTTCGGCACCGTCGCAGGTCCGCACCCCTTCCCCGCGATGGTGCGCGACTTCCAGAAGATCATCGGAGAAGAAGCCCGCGCCCAAGTGCTCGAGCTCACCGGGCGCCTCCCCGACGCCGTCACCGCGTGCGTCGGCGGCGGTTCCAACGCCATCGGAATCTTCGACGCCTTCCTGGACGACCCCACCGTCGCCCTTTACGGGTACGAGGCGGGCGGTGAGGGCATCGAGACCCCGCGCCACGCCGCGACCCTGACCAAGGGACGCCCGGGGATCCTGCACGGGGCGCGCAGCCTCATGCTGCAGGACGAGGACGGCCAGACCGTCGAGTCGCACTCCATCTCGGCCGGACTCGACTACCCGGGGGTCGGACCAGAGCACTCCTGGCTCTCGACAATCGGCCGGGCGACGTACCTGCCGGTCACCGACGCCGCGGCGATGGACGCCTTCCGCCTCCTCAGCCGCACGGAGGGCATCATCCCGGCGATCGAGTCGGCCCATGCCCTCGCCGGAACCCTCGAGCTCGGCAAACGGCTCGGACCGGAGGCGACCATCCTGGTCAGCCTCAGCGGTCGCGGGGACAAGGACATGGAAACGGCGGGCCGATACTTCGACCTGCTCGACGAGGGTGCACAGCAGCTATGA
- the trpA gene encoding tryptophan synthase subunit alpha, translating into MTPNRTSRVEATIARRKSEGGGALIGYLPVGFPTLAESIEAAVALAKNGVDIIELGLPYSDPVMDGPVIQAATQQALANGFRLRHGIEAVAAITARVDAPVLVMTYWNPILQYGVDRFADDLLAAGGAGLITPDLIPDDAADWFAASDRTGLDRVFLAAPSSSDERLAHAVEVSRGFVYAVSTMGITGARSDVDSAARVLVDRLRLAGATSACVGLGISTPEQVREILGYADGAIVGSALVKALSDGGVPALGDLAARLAAGATGIRVAV; encoded by the coding sequence ATGACGCCCAACCGCACCAGCAGGGTCGAAGCCACGATCGCCCGGCGCAAGTCAGAGGGCGGCGGCGCCCTGATCGGCTACCTTCCCGTCGGTTTTCCCACCCTCGCTGAGAGTATCGAGGCCGCCGTCGCCCTCGCGAAGAACGGCGTCGACATCATCGAGCTCGGGTTGCCGTACTCCGACCCCGTGATGGACGGCCCTGTGATCCAGGCCGCCACCCAGCAGGCCCTCGCCAACGGTTTCCGGCTCCGCCACGGAATCGAAGCCGTCGCGGCGATCACCGCACGCGTCGACGCTCCGGTCCTCGTGATGACCTACTGGAACCCGATCCTGCAGTACGGGGTCGACCGCTTCGCCGACGACCTGCTCGCCGCGGGCGGCGCAGGCCTGATCACCCCCGACCTGATCCCCGACGATGCAGCGGACTGGTTCGCAGCGAGCGACCGCACCGGCCTCGACCGGGTCTTCCTCGCCGCGCCCTCGTCGTCAGACGAACGGCTCGCCCACGCGGTCGAGGTCAGCCGTGGTTTCGTTTACGCCGTCTCCACCATGGGCATCACCGGGGCGCGTTCCGACGTCGACTCCGCAGCCCGCGTCCTGGTCGACCGGCTGCGCCTCGCCGGTGCGACGAGCGCGTGCGTGGGCCTCGGAATCTCGACCCCGGAGCAGGTGCGCGAGATCCTCGGCTACGCGGACGGCGCCATCGTCGGTTCCGCGCTGGTCAAGGCGCTGTCCGACGGGGGAGTTCCGGCCCTCGGGGACCTCGCCGCCCGGCTTGCAGCCGGGGCGACCGGGATCCGCGTCGCCGTTTAG
- the lgt gene encoding prolipoprotein diacylglyceryl transferase, with protein sequence MSFLLSIPSPGPEWSYFDLGMFRVHAYALCILAGIIAATVMTSRRLSNRGAEPGVVLDIILWAVPLGIVGARAYHVLTHPADYFFAGANPWEVFAIWNGGNAIFGALIGGAVGAYIGCRISGVKFWSFADALAPGMLIAQAMGRLGNWFNTELFGLPTTLPWGLEVPSTNAAFPVGLPAGTLFHPTFLYEMIWNTIGVILILLIERRITLRWGRAFGVYLVWYGLGRTFFESIRIDPSEIFFGIRTNVWAAIIAVVLGIILIVVQGRRHPGLEVSVYRQGREWKRPIPEVESEEFDTDFEDHGDEAVEPAASGDVAATSTSNPRLQA encoded by the coding sequence GTGTCTTTTCTGCTGAGCATTCCGAGCCCCGGCCCCGAGTGGAGCTATTTCGACCTCGGCATGTTCCGGGTCCACGCGTACGCGTTGTGCATCCTGGCCGGCATCATTGCGGCGACGGTCATGACGAGCAGGCGCCTCAGCAATCGCGGCGCCGAGCCGGGCGTCGTGCTCGACATCATCCTCTGGGCCGTCCCGCTCGGCATCGTCGGCGCCCGGGCGTATCACGTGCTCACTCACCCAGCCGACTACTTCTTCGCCGGTGCGAACCCCTGGGAGGTCTTCGCGATCTGGAACGGCGGAAACGCCATCTTCGGAGCGCTCATCGGAGGTGCCGTCGGCGCGTACATCGGCTGCCGGATCTCCGGCGTGAAATTCTGGTCCTTCGCGGATGCCCTCGCTCCCGGAATGCTCATCGCCCAGGCGATGGGACGCCTCGGCAACTGGTTCAACACCGAACTGTTCGGCCTGCCGACCACCCTGCCCTGGGGACTCGAGGTGCCGTCGACCAACGCGGCTTTCCCCGTCGGGCTCCCGGCCGGCACCCTGTTCCACCCGACCTTCCTCTACGAGATGATCTGGAACACGATCGGTGTGATCCTGATCCTCCTCATCGAGCGCCGGATCACGCTCCGCTGGGGACGCGCCTTCGGCGTCTACCTGGTCTGGTATGGCCTCGGCCGCACGTTCTTCGAATCGATCCGCATCGACCCGAGCGAGATCTTCTTCGGCATCCGCACCAACGTCTGGGCCGCGATCATCGCAGTGGTCCTCGGCATCATCCTCATCGTGGTGCAGGGCCGCAGGCACCCCGGACTCGAAGTCAGCGTCTATCGCCAGGGTCGGGAGTGGAAGCGCCCCATCCCTGAGGTAGAATCTGAAGAGTTTGATACGGATTTCGAGGACCACGGTGATGAGGCCGTCGAACCCGCCGCATCGGGCGACGTTGCAGCCACAAGCACCAGCAACCCGCGCCTCCAGGCCTGA